A portion of the uncultured Bacteroides sp. genome contains these proteins:
- a CDS encoding NAD(P)-dependent oxidoreductase, whose protein sequence is MKKIVLIGASGFVGSAILNEALNRGHQVTAVVRNPDKISTKHANLTITKGDVSSEEAVKVLSEGADAVISAYNPGWTNPDIYEETLKNYSAILNGVKAAGVKRLLCVGGAGTLFVAPGVRLLDAVELPAAIVPGVKSLGKFYLEVLSAEKEIDWVFFSPAGNIAPGERTGKFRLGKDDLIVDAEGKSNISVEDYAVAMIDELEVPAHHQERFTIGY, encoded by the coding sequence ATGAAGAAAATTGTATTAATCGGAGCTAGTGGCTTCGTCGGTTCAGCCATTCTAAACGAGGCATTAAACAGGGGACATCAAGTAACAGCAGTGGTTCGTAATCCTGATAAGATTTCGACAAAACATGCTAATCTAACTATCACAAAAGGAGACGTTTCATCAGAAGAAGCGGTTAAAGTTCTTAGTGAAGGTGCTGATGCAGTAATCAGTGCCTACAATCCCGGATGGACAAACCCGGACATCTATGAAGAGACATTAAAGAATTATTCGGCTATCTTGAATGGTGTAAAGGCAGCCGGAGTGAAGCGTTTGCTTTGTGTAGGTGGTGCCGGAACATTATTCGTGGCTCCCGGTGTCCGTTTGCTGGATGCTGTTGAATTACCCGCAGCGATTGTACCCGGAGTAAAGTCATTGGGCAAATTCTACCTAGAAGTCCTTTCTGCCGAAAAAGAGATTGACTGGGTGTTCTTCTCACCGGCCGGCAACATTGCTCCGGGCGAACGCACAGGCAAATTCCGTTTAGGCAAAGATGATTTAATTGTAGATGCCGAAGGTAAGAGCAACATTTCCGTCGAAGATTATGCTGTTGCTATGATTGACGAATTAGAAGTTCCGGCTCATCATCAGGAACGTTTCACTATCGGATACTAA